Proteins found in one Pelobates fuscus isolate aPelFus1 chromosome 10, aPelFus1.pri, whole genome shotgun sequence genomic segment:
- the LOC134574840 gene encoding zinc finger protein 184-like, with protein MNKDRNQMNERILDLTLEIIFLLTGEVHMFAKKPGEHLNHSSSLPASEKSDRIQGPSSTVPPPHSLNEGNNNQKILELTNQITQLLTGEVPIRCEDVTVYFSVEEWAYLEGHKDLYKDVMMESHQTLSSLEYKSASDGLHVSGCLSDFATNESGHKIDKYSNIIKTMKNQTESIECVSQESPLNIEENCQDLEIDTLTGCYTGYISASCKEGNFTDSDSYTPTEYPPKNIKEESASCEARTSTDVYTPKADKQNYTSNYNSSHEGNLRDDDIYATTEHLETEYLSTHIKEESAVCEVIVTDDHNYILSEPTKTEDEFGYDEHSLKSPEKNKTFLSECKEPDKNIDPNSDIYPKTQEAMYDWSEPTKGFLEHVLGPSTLSKKEIATSEMENVLFYTSGSAKHVQNTKEKPFSCSECGKFFSVKRSLTKHKTIHIGIKPYKCLECGKCFRVKHSLTVHQRIHSEERPFECPECGKCFRLKHSLTVHRRIHTGERPFVCAECWKCFRRKDELTKHQRIHRKEKPYKCTECGKCFSQKGNLALHTSVHTGEKPFKCSECGKCCRLKYDLIKHQRVHQKEKDIWGSSSQVTHVLLNIKVEKDEKNPFVGENWWGGVCVLSVVIVPCLTHIAQSVYREGKGLHSVDPLYREQSPFSQLLGNSVIMNKDVNQVAKRILDLTLEIIYLLTGEVHMFVKKPREYFNHSSSLPAFRKSHRAPSPSTVPPPHSLEKNNDQRILELTNQIIQLLTGEVPIRCEDVAVYFSMEEWEYLEGHKDLYKDVIIGNQEPYRPSEDKSTSDEFHTAFYLPDFGTKDESSLKSNKAENYQKIRRSKRRQTKSIVHLSQESPLDKEDIETPTEYKQAEYLSTHVKQKSTSYKGDLTGTDAYTCTDNTQPTLNKFVIEKRKPEQCINPKSVKSPKNPVEMFNCSAESDSVLHEMHHRQDKQFSCSECGKCFRLKHDLIKHQRIHTREKRFKCTDCGKCFTRALYLSSHKVIHTGEGTFKCNECGKCFTRAAHLASHNMMHTGEKPFKCNECGKCFSQAGHLASHKIIHTGEKPFKCSECGKCFTRAAHLASHKMVHTGGKPFKCSECGKCFTRAAHLASHKMIHTGGKPFKCDECGKCFSVLHNLITHQKIHTGEKTFKCDECGKCFILKHNLIAHRSIHTGEKPFECAECGKCFRLKYVLTMHQRIHTGVKPFKCTECGKCFTHSSNLSSHKMLHRGEKPYKCNECGKCFSRSTHLAKHKLIHTA; from the exons GTTCACATGTTTGCCAAGAAGCCTGGAGAGCATCTCAATCACAgcagcagtctccctgcatctgaaAAATCGGACCGGATCCAGGGCCCCTCCAGCACGGTGCCTCCACCTCATTCACTGAATGAGGGAAACAATAACCAGAAGATCCTGGAACTGACCAATCAGATCACCcagctgctgactggagag GTTCCTATAAGGTGTGAGGATGTCACTGTCTATTTCTCCGTGGAGGAGTGGGCGTATCTAGAAGGACACAAGGATCTCTACAAGGACGTAATGATGGAAAGTCACCAGACCCTCAGCTCACTGG aATATAAATCTGCATCGGATGGATTACACGTTTCTGGTTGTTTGTCTGACTTTGCAACCAATGAATCTGGACATAAAATTGACAAATATAGTAATATCATCAAAACAATGAAAAACCAGACTGAATCCATAGAATGTGTCTCTCAGGAATCCCCGTTAAATATTGAAGAAAATTGCCAAGATTTGGAAATTGATACACTTACGGGATGTTACACAGGATATATATCAGCCTCCTGTAAAGAAGGAAATTTCACAGACTCTGACAGTTACACACCTACAGAATATCCACCTAAAAATATTAAGGAAGAATCGGCATCATGTGAAGCCAGAACCAGCACCGATGTTTATACACCCAAAGCAGACAAACAAAACTATACATCAAATTATAACTCATCACACGAAGGAAATCTTAGAGACGATGACATTTATGCAACAACAGAACATTTGGAAACAGAATACCTATCTACTCATATTAAGGAGGAATCAGCTGTGTGTGAAGTGATTGTCACAGACGATCATAATTATATTCTTTCAGAACCTACAAAGACGGAGGACGAGTTTGGTTATGATGAACATAGTCTAAAGTCACCTGAAAAAAACAAGACATTCTTAAGTGAATGTAAAGAACCTGATAAAAATATTGATCCTAACTCTGATATATATCCTAAAACCCAAGAGGCAATGTATGATTGGTCTGAGCCTACAAAAGGGTTTTTGGAGCATGTTCTAGGTCCTTCAACTCTATCAAAAAAGGAGATCGCTACATCAGAAATGGAAAATGTCTTATTTTACACATCTGGCAGCGCTAAACATGTGCAAAATACCAAAGAGAAACctttttcatgttctgaatgtgggaaattttTTAGTGTAAAACGTAGTCTTACTAAGCATAAGACTATACACATAGGGATAAAACCATATAAATGCCTGGAATGCGGGAAATGTTTCAGGGTGAAACACAGTCTTACTGTACATCAGAGGATTCACTCAGAAGAGAGACCGTTTGAATgccctgaatgtgggaaatgttttaggcTGAAGCACAGTCTCACGGTGCATCggaggattcacacaggagaaagaCCATTTGTATGTGCTGAATGCTGGAAATGTTTTAGGAGAAAGGACGAACTTACTAAGCATCAGAGAATTCACCGAAAAGAAAAACCATATAAGTgcactgaatgtgggaaatgttttagccaaAAAGGAAATCTTGCTTTGCATACATCGGTTCACACTGGAGAAAAACCATTTAAatgctctgaatgtgggaaatgctgTAGGCTAAAGTATGACCTTATTAAGCATCAAAGGGTTCACCAGAAAGAAAAAGACATTT ggGGAAGTTCTTCACAAGTCACTCACGTCTTGCTAAACATCAAAGTAGAGAAAGATGAGAAAAACCCTTTTGTTGGTGAGAAT TGGTGGGGCGGAGTCTGCGTGCTGAGCGTGGTGATTGTCCCCTGTTTAACACACATTGCACAGTCCGTGTACCGCGAGGGAAAG GGACTGCACTCAGTGGATCCCTTGTACAGGGAGCAGAGTCCATTCTCACAGCTTCTAGGTAACTCTGTGATCATGAACAAGGACGTCAATCAGGTGGCTAAGAGGATCTTGGATCTCAccctggagatcatctacctgctgactggagag GTTCACATGTTTGTGAAGAAGCCAAGGGAGTATTTTAATCACAGCAGCAGTCTGCCTGCATTCAGAAAATCCCATAGAGCTCCGAGCCCCAGCACTGTGCCTCCACCTCACTCACTTGAGAAAAACAATGATCAACGGATCCTGGAACTGACCAATCAGATCATCcagctgctgactggagag gttcctaTAAGGTGTGAGGATGTCGCTGTCTATTTCTCCATGGAGGAGTGGGAGTATCTAGAAGGACACAAGGATCTATATAAGGATGTGATTATTGGGAATCAAGAGCCGTACAGACCATCTG AAGATAAGTCTACATCTGATGAATTCCACACCGCTTTTTATTTACCTGACTTTGGAACCAAAGATGAATCAAGTCTGAAATCCAATAAGGCAGAAAATTATCAGAAAATCAGAAGATCAAAGAGAAGGCAGACTAAGTCTATAGTACATTTATCTCAAGAATCTCCGTTAGATAAGGAAGACATTGAAACACCCACAGAATATAAACAAGCAGAATATTTGTCTACTCATGTTAAGCAGAAATCCACCTCGTATAAAGGAGACCTTACAGGCACTGACGCTTATACATGCACAGATAATACACAGCCAACTTTGAACAAATTCGTAATTGAAAAGAGGAAGCCTGAGCAATGTATTAATCCTAAATCTGTAAAATCTCCCAAGAACCCAGTGGAAATGTTCAACTGCTCTGCAGAGTCAGACTCTGTTTTACATGAGATGCATCACAGACAAGATAAACAgttttcatgttctgaatgtgggaaatgttttaggcTAAAACATGATCTTATTAAACATCAAAGGATTCACACAAGGgaaaaacgctttaaatgcacagattgtgggaaatgttttacacGGGCTTTATATCTATCTTCACATAAAGTGATTCACACAGGAGAAGGGACATTTAAATGCAATGAATGTGGCAAGTGTTTTACCCGAGCTGCACATCTTGCTTCACATAACATGATGCACACTGGAGAGAAACCATTTAAATGCAATGAATGTGGAAAGTGTTTTAGTCAGGCCGGACATCTTGCTTCGCATAAAAttattcacacaggagaaaaaccatttAAATGCTCTGAATGCGGGAAATGTTTTACTCGCGCTGCACATCTTGCATCACATAAAATGGTCCACACAGGAGGGAAACCATTTAAATGCTCTGAATGCGGGAAATGTTTTACGCGCGCTGCACATCTTGCATCACATAAAATGATTCACACGGGAGGGAAACCATTTAAATGcgatgaatgtgggaaatgtttcagcGTGTTGCATAATCTCATTACACATCAGAAGATTCACACCGGGGAAAAAACTTTTAAATGtgatgaatgtgggaaatgttttatacTCAAGCATAATCTAATTGCACATCGGAGTATTCACACCGGTGAGAAACCATTCGAGTGTgcagaatgtgggaaatgttttaggcTCAAGTATGTTCTAACGATGCATCAGAGGATTCACACAGGTGTAAAACCATTTAAATgcactgaatgtggaaaatgttttactcACAGCTCAAATCTTTCCTCACATAAAATGCTTCACAGAGGAGAGAAACCGTATAAATGcaatgaatgtgggaaatgttttagccgAAGCACACATCTTGCAAAACATAAACTGATTCACACAGCATAA